One region of Azospirillum lipoferum 4B genomic DNA includes:
- a CDS encoding metallophosphoesterase family protein, with translation MSGAPSAGPFGGRAGPASVPRGMRVYAVGDIHGRLDLLDQMLGQIAHDAGQAPNLLKYLVFLGDYVDRGPDSRLVIERLACGLPPVFGAVFLRGNHEDTMLSFLSDLRIAPGWLTYGGDATLESYGIPAPDPDAPPEHLQQAQTMLNGLLPPHHRAFLTGLRNHLTIGDYHFVHAGIRPGIPLDRQEDKDRLWIRETFLASRADHGKIVVHGHTIAPEPELLPNRIGIDTGAYATNRLTALVLEGTERRFLCTV, from the coding sequence ATGTCGGGCGCTCCCTCGGCCGGTCCCTTCGGTGGCCGGGCCGGACCCGCGTCCGTGCCGCGCGGCATGCGAGTCTATGCGGTCGGCGACATCCACGGCCGGCTCGACCTGCTCGACCAGATGCTGGGCCAGATCGCCCACGACGCCGGTCAGGCGCCGAACCTTCTGAAATACCTTGTCTTCCTTGGCGACTATGTCGACCGCGGGCCGGATTCGCGGCTGGTGATCGAACGGCTCGCCTGCGGTCTGCCACCGGTCTTCGGCGCCGTGTTCCTGCGCGGCAACCACGAGGACACCATGCTGAGCTTTCTGTCCGACCTGCGCATCGCACCCGGCTGGCTGACCTATGGCGGCGACGCGACACTGGAAAGCTACGGCATCCCAGCGCCCGATCCCGACGCCCCGCCGGAGCATCTGCAGCAGGCGCAGACGATGCTGAACGGCCTGCTGCCGCCCCACCACCGCGCCTTCCTGACCGGGTTGCGCAACCACCTGACCATCGGCGACTATCATTTCGTCCATGCCGGCATCCGCCCCGGCATTCCGCTCGACCGGCAGGAGGACAAGGACCGCCTGTGGATCCGCGAGACCTTCCTGGCTTCGCGCGCCGATCACGGCAAGATCGTCGTCCACGGCCACACCATCGCGCCCGAACCGGAGCTGCTGCCCAACCGCATCGGCATCGACACCGGCGCCTATGCCACGAACCGGCTGACCGCCCTGGTTCTGGAGGGGACGGAACGGCGCTTCCTCTGCACCGTCTGA
- a CDS encoding tRNA1(Val) (adenine(37)-N6)-methyltransferase translates to MDPHAQAQPDYLLNGRVRLLQPDGGYRAAIDPVFLAAITAATDGERVLDVGTGTGAAALCLAVRVPGAAVVGLEQRADACAFARRNAVLSGVAERVEVVQGDLLAPPDGLPAGGFDRVMMNPPYLKAGAASRPPDDWKAAANMEGAARLPDWIRFADAMLKPRGTLTMVHRADRIDDILQALRGRFGSLVLVPLWPKPGVEAKRLLLVARKGGRAPARLTAGLTVHKAEGGYSPAAERVLRDAEALIF, encoded by the coding sequence TTGGACCCACACGCGCAAGCACAGCCGGATTACCTGCTGAACGGGCGGGTGCGGCTGCTCCAGCCCGATGGCGGCTATCGTGCCGCCATCGACCCGGTCTTCCTCGCCGCCATCACCGCCGCGACCGATGGCGAGCGGGTGCTCGACGTCGGCACTGGCACCGGGGCTGCGGCACTGTGCCTCGCCGTCCGGGTGCCGGGCGCCGCCGTCGTCGGGCTGGAGCAGCGGGCCGACGCCTGCGCCTTCGCCCGCCGCAATGCGGTCCTGAGCGGGGTCGCCGAGCGGGTTGAGGTGGTGCAGGGCGACCTGCTGGCTCCGCCCGACGGCTTGCCCGCCGGCGGATTCGACCGGGTGATGATGAATCCGCCCTATCTGAAGGCCGGCGCGGCCAGCCGCCCGCCCGACGACTGGAAGGCCGCCGCGAACATGGAGGGAGCGGCGCGGCTGCCGGACTGGATCCGCTTCGCCGATGCGATGCTGAAGCCGCGCGGCACGCTGACGATGGTCCATCGCGCCGACCGCATCGACGACATCCTGCAGGCGCTGCGCGGCCGGTTCGGCAGCCTCGTGCTGGTGCCGCTGTGGCCGAAGCCGGGCGTGGAGGCCAAGCGGCTTCTGCTGGTCGCGCGCAAGGGCGGCAGGGCGCCGGCCCGGCTGACCGCCGGCCTGACCGTCCACAAGGCCGAAGGCGGCTACAGCCCGGCGGCGGAGCGGGTGCTGCGCGATGCGGAAGCGCTTATTTTTTAG
- a CDS encoding polyprenyl synthetase family protein — MAVVTNFEPKRRKSTPLDDLTALVAEDLSAVNQIILDRMQSQVEMIPQLAGYLIAAGGKRLRPVLTLAAANMCGYQGEHHRLLAAVVEFIHSATLLHDDVVDESDLRRGMASANAVFGNKASVLVGDFLFSRAFEMMVEVQSLDVLRILSGASAIIAEGEVLQLRTTNDTETSEQAYLEVIKGKTAELFAAACRVGAVVANRPQAEELALYDYGMNLGIAFQLVDDVLDYSALQAKLGKTVGDDFREGKITLPVVLAFRRGNDEERTFWRRVMEELDQKDGDLEHAQALMARHNALKDTVERARHYGSIARDSLGLFAEGPIKQALLEVIDFVIDRDF, encoded by the coding sequence TTGGCGGTCGTGACCAACTTCGAGCCGAAACGGCGCAAGTCTACCCCGCTCGACGACCTGACCGCTTTGGTGGCCGAGGACCTCAGCGCCGTGAACCAGATCATCCTCGACCGGATGCAGTCGCAGGTCGAGATGATTCCCCAGTTGGCCGGCTACCTGATCGCAGCCGGCGGCAAGCGCCTGCGCCCGGTGCTGACTCTGGCCGCCGCCAACATGTGCGGCTATCAGGGCGAGCATCACCGCCTGCTGGCCGCGGTGGTGGAGTTCATCCACAGCGCCACCCTGCTGCATGACGACGTCGTCGACGAAAGCGACCTGCGCCGCGGCATGGCCTCGGCCAATGCGGTGTTCGGCAACAAGGCCAGCGTGCTGGTCGGCGACTTCCTGTTCTCCCGCGCCTTCGAGATGATGGTGGAGGTGCAGTCGCTCGACGTGCTGCGCATCCTGTCGGGCGCCTCGGCCATCATCGCCGAGGGCGAGGTGCTGCAACTGCGCACCACCAACGACACCGAAACCAGCGAGCAGGCCTATCTGGAGGTCATCAAGGGCAAGACGGCCGAGCTGTTCGCCGCCGCCTGCCGCGTCGGTGCCGTCGTCGCCAACCGCCCGCAGGCGGAGGAGCTGGCGCTCTACGATTACGGCATGAATCTGGGCATCGCCTTCCAGCTGGTCGACGACGTGCTGGATTATTCGGCCCTGCAGGCGAAGCTGGGCAAGACCGTCGGCGACGATTTCCGCGAGGGCAAGATCACCCTGCCGGTCGTGCTGGCCTTCCGCCGCGGCAACGACGAGGAACGCACCTTCTGGCGCCGGGTGATGGAGGAGCTCGACCAGAAGGACGGCGACCTGGAACATGCCCAGGCGCTGATGGCCCGCCACAACGCCTTGAAGGATACGGTGGAGCGGGCGCGCCATTACGGCTCCATCGCGCGCGACAGCCTGGGGCTGTTCGCCGAGGGGCCGATCAAGCAGGCCCTGCTGGAAGTCATTGATTTCGTGATCGATCGCGATTTCTGA
- a CDS encoding MFS transporter, whose protein sequence is MLTGMSSPPMPTVSATPSATQSAVPKPPAVADGLPVPQRYWAMAAMTVALIMAVLDGVVANIALPTIQREFGVDAAGAIWVVNAYQLAVTVSLFPLASLGDIIGYRKVYWGGLAVFTVASLACALSPSLPVLTAARVLQGIGGAGIMSVNLALVRHIYPSSHLGRGVGYNAMIVAVSSAAGPSLAALILSVASWPWLFAVNVPLGLAALAVAARAMPVSTPAGHRFDWVSALLNAGMLGLLIIGFKGVDGSQPGWLVAAELAGAVVLGVTLVRRELSQTAPLLPVDLLRRPVFALTVVTSVCAFASQNIVFVAMPFFFEDVLHRSLAESGLLMTPWPLMVALVAPISGRLADRYEPTRLAAVGLALFASGLALMALLPPDPSTLDVVWRMALAGFGFGLFQTPNNKVLVTSAPKERSGGASGIQATGRLLGQTLGAATVGLVFSAVGKADGSVTVLWLGAGLCAVACLTGLFRRRPAA, encoded by the coding sequence ATGCTGACCGGCATGTCCAGTCCCCCCATGCCGACCGTCTCCGCCACCCCGTCCGCCACCCAGTCCGCTGTCCCGAAGCCGCCGGCCGTCGCCGACGGGCTGCCGGTGCCGCAACGCTATTGGGCGATGGCGGCGATGACCGTCGCGCTGATCATGGCGGTGCTGGACGGCGTGGTCGCCAACATCGCCCTGCCGACCATCCAGCGCGAGTTCGGCGTCGATGCCGCCGGTGCCATCTGGGTGGTCAACGCCTATCAGCTGGCGGTCACCGTCTCGCTGTTCCCGCTGGCGTCGCTGGGCGACATCATCGGCTACCGCAAGGTCTACTGGGGCGGACTTGCCGTCTTCACCGTGGCCTCGCTGGCCTGCGCCCTGTCGCCCAGCCTGCCGGTGCTGACCGCCGCGCGTGTCCTGCAGGGCATCGGCGGCGCCGGGATCATGAGCGTCAATCTGGCGCTGGTCCGCCACATCTACCCGTCCTCCCATCTCGGGCGCGGGGTCGGTTACAACGCGATGATCGTCGCGGTGTCCTCCGCCGCGGGGCCGAGCTTGGCGGCACTGATCCTGTCGGTCGCCTCCTGGCCCTGGCTGTTCGCCGTCAATGTGCCGCTGGGGCTGGCCGCGCTGGCGGTGGCGGCGCGGGCGATGCCGGTCTCCACCCCCGCCGGCCACCGCTTCGACTGGGTGAGCGCCCTGCTGAACGCCGGCATGCTCGGCCTGCTGATCATCGGCTTCAAGGGGGTGGACGGCAGTCAGCCCGGCTGGCTGGTCGCCGCCGAACTGGCCGGTGCGGTGGTTCTGGGCGTGACGCTGGTGCGGCGGGAGCTGTCGCAAACCGCGCCGCTGCTGCCGGTGGATTTGCTGCGCCGGCCGGTCTTCGCCCTGACCGTGGTGACCTCGGTCTGCGCCTTCGCCTCGCAGAACATCGTCTTCGTGGCGATGCCCTTCTTCTTCGAGGATGTGCTGCACCGGTCGCTGGCCGAATCCGGGCTGCTGATGACACCCTGGCCGCTGATGGTGGCGCTGGTGGCGCCGATCTCCGGCCGACTGGCCGACCGCTACGAGCCGACGCGGCTGGCCGCCGTCGGCCTGGCGCTGTTCGCCAGCGGGCTGGCGCTGATGGCGTTGCTGCCGCCCGATCCGTCGACGCTGGACGTTGTGTGGCGGATGGCGCTGGCCGGCTTCGGCTTCGGCCTGTTCCAGACCCCGAACAACAAGGTGCTGGTCACCAGCGCGCCGAAGGAGCGCAGCGGCGGGGCCAGCGGCATCCAGGCGACCGGCCGGTTGCTGGGCCAGACGCTGGGTGCTGCGACGGTAGGGCTGGTCTTCAGCGCGGTGGGCAAGGCGGACGGCAGCGTCACCGTGCTTTGGCTGGGCGCCGGGCTGTGCGCGGTGGCCTGCCTGACCGGCCTCTTCCGCCGCCGCCCGGCCGCCTGA
- a CDS encoding ABC transporter substrate-binding protein gives MTNDHKNRSTGGLALSRRTLGQAAIAGGVLAGFGRAPVFAQDTTLKVGVLLPRSGLLAQAGQACQRGADIAPAVLSDLGYKIEVMSADTESNADVARSRTEKLINDGAHVIVGAFDSGQTAAAAQVCEQRGVPLVMNIAAADKLTEQGYKTVFRNFPTSTMLVSNGMSLMKDLFAATGTTPKTAVFLHANDTFGMANKAAIDALFPKLDMPFQILESIAYDPKAQDLAVEVAKAKATGAELAIVTTRANDAIMMVREMVKQRWEPKGIVSPGSPGLYDEQFYKVLGKYADYAITNLPWYDPKAAMTKRVEAAFRKQFPNDRFEGYAFNVAFTFEAILVAADAFKRAGTAESSALLAALRQTNLSDKLMVGPAITFDDKGQNTSLVSACIQNHKLRPTVVLPKASAEADPVFPMPGWGKRG, from the coding sequence ATGACCAACGATCATAAGAACCGCTCCACCGGAGGACTCGCCCTTTCCCGCCGCACGCTCGGCCAGGCCGCCATCGCCGGCGGCGTGCTGGCCGGCTTCGGCCGCGCTCCGGTCTTCGCCCAGGACACCACGCTGAAGGTCGGCGTGCTGCTGCCGCGCTCCGGCCTGCTGGCCCAGGCGGGCCAGGCCTGCCAGCGCGGCGCCGACATCGCGCCGGCGGTGCTGTCCGACCTCGGCTACAAGATCGAAGTGATGTCGGCCGACACCGAATCGAACGCCGACGTCGCCCGCTCGCGCACGGAAAAGCTGATCAACGACGGCGCCCATGTGATCGTCGGCGCCTTCGACAGCGGCCAGACCGCCGCCGCCGCCCAGGTGTGCGAGCAGCGCGGCGTGCCGCTGGTGATGAACATCGCCGCCGCCGACAAGCTGACGGAGCAGGGCTACAAGACCGTCTTCCGCAACTTCCCGACCTCCACCATGCTGGTGTCGAACGGGATGTCGCTGATGAAGGATTTGTTCGCCGCCACCGGCACCACGCCGAAGACCGCGGTGTTCCTGCATGCCAACGACACCTTCGGCATGGCGAACAAGGCGGCCATCGACGCGCTGTTCCCCAAGCTCGACATGCCCTTCCAGATCCTGGAATCGATCGCCTACGACCCCAAGGCGCAGGATCTGGCGGTGGAGGTGGCGAAGGCCAAGGCCACCGGTGCCGAGCTTGCCATCGTCACCACCCGCGCCAACGACGCCATCATGATGGTGCGCGAGATGGTGAAGCAGCGGTGGGAACCGAAGGGCATCGTCTCGCCCGGTTCGCCCGGCCTGTATGACGAGCAGTTCTACAAGGTGCTGGGCAAATACGCCGACTACGCCATCACCAACCTGCCCTGGTACGATCCCAAGGCGGCGATGACCAAGCGCGTCGAGGCGGCCTTCAGGAAGCAGTTCCCCAATGACCGCTTCGAGGGCTATGCCTTCAACGTCGCCTTCACCTTCGAGGCGATCCTGGTCGCCGCCGACGCCTTCAAGCGCGCCGGCACCGCGGAGTCCTCGGCCCTGCTGGCGGCGTTGCGCCAGACCAACCTGTCGGACAAGCTGATGGTCGGCCCGGCGATCACCTTCGACGACAAGGGCCAGAACACCAGCCTGGTGTCCGCCTGCATCCAGAACCACAAGCTGCGCCCGACCGTCGTTCTGCCGAAGGCCTCGGCCGAAGCCGACCCGGTCTTCCCGATGCCGGGCTGGGGCAAGCGGGGGTAA
- the cueR gene encoding Cu(I)-responsive transcriptional regulator: MTIGDAAKASGVNAKLIRYYESIGLIPEAGRTASGYRVYSGTDVNVLRFVKRARTLGFGIERIQKLVGLWQDRTRCSSEVKRIALQHIDELEAKIAELQAMRDTLHELADACHGDERPECPILKDLSS, encoded by the coding sequence ATGACCATCGGGGACGCCGCCAAGGCATCGGGCGTCAATGCCAAGCTGATCCGCTATTACGAATCCATCGGCCTGATCCCGGAGGCCGGGCGCACGGCGTCGGGCTACCGCGTCTATAGCGGCACGGACGTCAACGTGCTGCGCTTCGTCAAGCGGGCGCGGACGCTGGGTTTCGGGATCGAGCGCATCCAGAAGCTGGTCGGGCTGTGGCAGGACCGCACTCGCTGCAGTTCGGAGGTCAAGCGGATCGCGCTGCAGCACATCGACGAACTGGAGGCGAAGATCGCCGAACTCCAGGCGATGCGCGACACGCTGCATGAGCTCGCCGACGCCTGCCACGGCGACGAACGGCCGGAATGCCCGATCCTGAAGGACTTGTCGTCGTGA
- a CDS encoding heavy metal translocating P-type ATPase has protein sequence MTTTQTSSSAATAAAPPTDLDLGVSGMTCASCVRRVEKALGRVPGVTAVSVNLATERARLTFAGRPDAKAAAEAVEAAGFQAERREFDLSVTGMTCASCAGRVEKALGRLPGVESAAVNLATERAHVVAFAGSLDSADLIAAVEKVGFGAAPVVEDGGNAEEEARADRGRRDLRHVLIAAALSLPLLAGMVGDLFGADWMLPGSVQLVLASIVQFWLGARFYRAGWNAVRAGAGNMDLLVALGTSAAWGLSLYLMLTAHDGHQPHLYFEASSVLITFVLFGKWLEARAKGQTAAAIRALMDLRPATARLRRDSVETEVPVERVRVGDHVVVRPGERVPVDGRVVEGSGGVDESMLTGESLPVDKEPGARVTGGSINGDGLLVVETTAVGTETMLAQIVRMVEGAQASKAPIQRLVDRVSAVFVPAVLAVAALTLAGWWIVGGDLEAAIVTAVSVLVIACPCALGLATPTAIMVGTGVAARHGILIKDAEALERAHALTAIAFDKTGTLTEGKPQVTDLLPADGGDGPSLLRLAAALQAGSEHPLAHALRERAKAAGMAAESVSDFRALPGRGVAGTVAGRRLQLGNARAVEEAGLQPGALAAQAEALATTGRTLSWLIEVGDAPRLLGLVAFGDTVKDSAVTAVTSLKAQGVEPVMVTGDGWGAARSVAAALGIERVFAEVLPGDKAAVVATLKGEGKIVGMVGDGINDAPALAAADVGIAMATGTDVAMHSAGVTLMRGDPRLVAGAIDVSRRTYSKIRQGLFWAFAYNVIGIPLAASGNLSPVLAGAAMALSSVSVVVNALTLRGWVPPKREDAR, from the coding sequence ATGACCACGACCCAGACCAGCAGCAGCGCGGCGACCGCCGCCGCACCCCCGACCGACCTCGACCTCGGCGTGTCGGGCATGACCTGCGCGTCCTGCGTCCGCCGGGTGGAGAAGGCGCTGGGCCGGGTGCCGGGCGTCACCGCCGTTTCGGTCAATCTGGCGACGGAGCGGGCGCGGCTGACCTTCGCCGGCCGGCCCGACGCCAAGGCCGCGGCCGAGGCGGTGGAGGCCGCCGGCTTCCAGGCGGAACGGCGGGAATTCGACCTGTCGGTCACCGGCATGACCTGCGCCTCCTGCGCCGGCCGGGTGGAGAAGGCGCTCGGCCGGCTGCCGGGCGTCGAGTCCGCTGCGGTCAATCTGGCGACCGAGCGCGCCCATGTCGTCGCCTTTGCCGGCAGCCTCGACAGTGCCGATCTGATCGCTGCGGTGGAGAAGGTCGGCTTCGGCGCCGCCCCGGTCGTCGAGGACGGCGGCAACGCCGAGGAGGAGGCGCGGGCCGACCGTGGCCGGCGCGACCTGCGCCATGTGCTGATCGCCGCGGCCCTGTCGCTGCCGCTGCTGGCCGGCATGGTCGGTGACCTGTTCGGGGCGGACTGGATGCTGCCGGGCTCGGTGCAGCTGGTCCTGGCCAGCATCGTGCAGTTCTGGCTCGGCGCGCGCTTCTACCGCGCCGGCTGGAACGCGGTGCGGGCGGGGGCCGGCAATATGGATTTGCTGGTGGCGCTGGGCACCTCGGCGGCCTGGGGGCTCAGCCTCTACCTGATGCTGACCGCGCATGACGGGCACCAGCCGCATCTCTATTTCGAAGCCTCCTCGGTCCTCATCACCTTCGTGCTGTTCGGCAAATGGCTGGAGGCGCGGGCGAAGGGCCAGACCGCGGCGGCGATCCGCGCCCTGATGGATTTGCGGCCGGCGACTGCCCGGCTGCGCCGCGACAGCGTGGAGACCGAAGTGCCGGTGGAGCGCGTGCGCGTCGGCGACCATGTGGTGGTCCGGCCCGGCGAGCGGGTGCCGGTCGACGGCCGGGTGGTCGAGGGCTCCGGCGGCGTCGACGAGTCGATGCTGACCGGCGAGAGCCTGCCGGTGGACAAGGAGCCGGGAGCCCGCGTCACCGGTGGCTCGATCAACGGCGACGGCCTGCTGGTGGTGGAGACCACGGCGGTCGGCACCGAAACCATGCTGGCGCAGATCGTCCGCATGGTGGAAGGCGCCCAGGCATCGAAGGCGCCGATCCAGCGGCTGGTCGACCGGGTCAGCGCGGTGTTCGTCCCGGCGGTGCTGGCGGTGGCGGCGCTGACGCTCGCCGGCTGGTGGATCGTCGGCGGCGATCTGGAGGCGGCCATCGTCACCGCGGTGTCGGTGCTGGTCATCGCCTGCCCCTGCGCGCTCGGTCTGGCCACGCCGACCGCGATCATGGTCGGCACCGGCGTCGCCGCCCGCCACGGCATCCTGATCAAGGACGCCGAGGCGCTGGAGCGCGCCCATGCCCTGACCGCCATCGCCTTCGACAAGACCGGCACCCTGACGGAGGGCAAGCCGCAGGTCACCGACCTGCTCCCGGCCGATGGGGGGGACGGCCCGTCCCTGCTGCGTCTCGCCGCCGCGCTCCAGGCCGGCAGCGAGCATCCGCTCGCCCACGCGCTGCGGGAGCGGGCCAAGGCGGCCGGCATGGCGGCGGAGTCGGTGAGCGACTTCCGCGCGCTGCCCGGCCGCGGCGTCGCCGGTACGGTGGCGGGACGGCGCCTGCAACTCGGCAATGCCCGCGCGGTGGAGGAGGCCGGACTGCAGCCGGGCGCTCTCGCCGCCCAGGCGGAGGCGCTGGCGACGACCGGCCGCACCCTGTCCTGGCTGATCGAGGTCGGCGATGCGCCGCGCCTGCTCGGCCTCGTCGCCTTCGGCGATACGGTGAAGGACAGCGCGGTGACGGCGGTCACCTCGCTGAAGGCGCAGGGGGTGGAGCCGGTGATGGTGACCGGCGACGGCTGGGGCGCTGCCCGCTCCGTCGCTGCGGCGCTCGGCATCGAGCGGGTGTTCGCCGAGGTGCTGCCCGGCGACAAGGCCGCCGTGGTCGCGACACTGAAGGGGGAGGGCAAAATCGTCGGCATGGTCGGCGACGGCATCAACGACGCCCCGGCGCTCGCCGCGGCCGATGTCGGCATCGCCATGGCGACCGGCACCGATGTGGCGATGCACAGCGCCGGCGTCACCCTGATGCGTGGCGACCCGCGGCTGGTGGCCGGGGCCATCGACGTGTCGCGGCGGACCTATTCGAAGATCCGGCAGGGGCTGTTCTGGGCCTTCGCCTACAACGTGATCGGCATTCCGCTGGCGGCGTCGGGCAATCTCAGCCCGGTGCTGGCGGGGGCGGCGATGGCGCTCAGTTCGGTCAGCGTGGTGGTGAACGCCCTGACCCTGCGCGGCTGGGTACCGCCGAAGCGGGAGGATGCGCGATGA
- a CDS encoding PRC-barrel domain-containing protein, giving the protein MLRPILLLPAALLLMTGTAMAQTAPAPGTPDTMAQGAAPPLMTAPRPDDQPTTGPVASPPGVSGEAPSREMQNQAPPAGSPPVAALPSASLNPDQARSMVGTELRTRDGQPGGRILDFTLSQPGDRIDRVVVAPNDVLGLGDTLVALPAGALTNGPNGPMLDMEQADIGKAPTFAYGSEPTVTRPDNR; this is encoded by the coding sequence ATGCTCCGCCCGATCTTGCTTCTGCCCGCCGCGCTGCTGCTGATGACCGGCACCGCCATGGCTCAGACCGCGCCGGCTCCCGGCACCCCCGACACCATGGCGCAGGGCGCCGCCCCGCCGCTGATGACGGCGCCGCGGCCGGACGACCAGCCGACCACGGGGCCGGTCGCTTCCCCGCCGGGCGTCAGCGGCGAGGCCCCCTCACGGGAAATGCAGAACCAGGCTCCGCCTGCAGGTTCGCCGCCGGTGGCCGCCCTTCCCTCTGCTTCCCTCAACCCCGATCAGGCCCGGTCGATGGTGGGGACGGAACTGCGCACGCGCGACGGCCAGCCGGGCGGCCGCATCCTCGACTTCACCCTGAGCCAGCCGGGCGACCGGATCGACCGCGTCGTCGTCGCGCCGAACGATGTGCTGGGATTGGGCGACACGCTGGTCGCGCTGCCGGCCGGCGCCCTGACCAACGGGCCGAATGGGCCGATGCTGGACATGGAACAGGCCGACATCGGCAAGGCACCGACCTTCGCCTATGGCAGCGAGCCGACGGTGACCCGCCCCGACAACCGGTAA
- a CDS encoding DUF3072 domain-containing protein — translation MTAKHTADPRDQARENPKTGDDTSNRDKNPDDWTTGDEPMTGAQASYLKTLSEEAGESFDDGLTKAEASKRIDALQDKTGRGK, via the coding sequence ATGACCGCCAAGCACACCGCCGATCCCCGCGACCAAGCGCGCGAGAATCCGAAAACCGGCGACGACACCTCCAACCGGGACAAGAACCCCGACGACTGGACCACCGGCGACGAGCCGATGACCGGCGCCCAGGCCTCCTACCTGAAGACGCTGAGCGAGGAGGCCGGGGAGTCCTTCGACGATGGACTGACCAAGGCGGAAGCGTCCAAGCGGATCGACGCGCTTCAGGACAAGACCGGTCGCGGGAAGTAA
- a CDS encoding putative signal transducing protein, protein MIELLRTTDPVRLSWLVALLADAGIETIVLDTHTSILEGSIGAIPRRLMVDGDDADRAVRILREAGEA, encoded by the coding sequence ATGATCGAGCTGCTGCGCACCACCGACCCCGTCCGCCTGTCCTGGCTGGTCGCCCTGCTGGCCGACGCCGGGATCGAGACCATCGTGCTGGACACCCATACCAGCATCCTGGAGGGATCCATCGGCGCCATCCCGCGGCGGCTGATGGTGGACGGCGACGATGCCGACCGGGCCGTCCGCATCCTGCGCGAGGCCGGCGAAGCGTGA
- a CDS encoding trimeric intracellular cation channel family protein yields the protein MPPLPIPMPTDLSILLTVMDFVGVFVFGLSGGTLAVRKRLDLFGVMVLSLAAALAGGVMRDLLIGALPPASLHDDRYLMVALAAGLTAFLFHKPINRLGKPVMVLDAAGLALFTVAGCGKALAYGLSPLPAALLGVMTACGGGAMRDMLVAEVPRVLREEIYAMASLLGAAVVIAGQELDLPPVPVAVAGALAVFVLRVVSVRRNWSAPRAPGS from the coding sequence ATGCCGCCGCTTCCCATTCCGATGCCGACCGACCTGTCCATCCTGCTGACGGTGATGGATTTCGTCGGCGTGTTCGTCTTCGGGCTCAGCGGCGGCACGCTGGCGGTGCGCAAGCGGCTGGACCTGTTCGGGGTGATGGTGCTGTCGCTGGCCGCCGCACTCGCCGGCGGGGTGATGCGCGACCTGCTGATCGGCGCGCTGCCGCCCGCCAGCCTGCACGATGACCGCTATCTGATGGTCGCGCTGGCCGCCGGATTGACCGCTTTCCTGTTCCACAAGCCGATCAACCGGCTGGGCAAGCCGGTGATGGTGCTGGACGCCGCAGGGCTGGCGCTGTTCACCGTCGCCGGCTGCGGCAAGGCGCTGGCCTATGGGCTCAGCCCGCTGCCGGCAGCTCTGCTGGGCGTGATGACGGCCTGCGGCGGCGGGGCGATGCGCGACATGCTGGTGGCCGAGGTTCCGCGGGTGCTGCGCGAGGAGATCTACGCCATGGCCTCGCTTCTGGGCGCCGCGGTGGTGATCGCCGGCCAGGAGCTGGACCTGCCGCCGGTGCCGGTCGCGGTGGCCGGCGCGCTCGCCGTGTTCGTGCTGCGCGTGGTCAGCGTGCGGCGGAACTGGAGCGCGCCGAGAGCGCCGGGGAGCTGA
- a CDS encoding substrate-binding periplasmic protein yields MRANLLAAVAAVLSATAASAGAETLTIHSVDAPPLTMDKPDGPDQRGFIADITLEALKRAGYRSQMSFMPWKRGQQEVAEGENLLIIPLARSPAREAHYTWIANIFTVDRSFAAVGKSIDSYDQARTELTSIIVGQGTAQEELLKSKGFPPSQLRIIRVGQKETEVLSANGDEAWFNGTPETLWKWKKSGRPEKIVIGKALDRDDVYLACSLKCSPQIVERLKAAVDGMKADGTAQRIIDAYLE; encoded by the coding sequence ATGCGGGCCAACCTTCTCGCCGCAGTGGCCGCCGTGCTGTCGGCCACCGCGGCTTCGGCCGGAGCCGAAACGCTCACGATCCACAGCGTCGATGCACCGCCGCTGACGATGGACAAGCCGGACGGGCCGGACCAGCGCGGCTTCATCGCGGACATCACGCTGGAAGCGCTGAAGCGCGCCGGCTATCGAAGCCAGATGAGTTTCATGCCGTGGAAGCGCGGGCAGCAGGAGGTCGCCGAAGGCGAGAACCTGCTGATCATCCCGCTTGCCCGGTCCCCGGCACGGGAGGCACACTATACCTGGATCGCCAACATCTTCACCGTGGATCGCAGCTTCGCCGCGGTGGGCAAGTCGATCGACAGCTACGATCAGGCCAGGACCGAGCTGACCAGCATCATCGTCGGCCAGGGCACCGCCCAGGAAGAGCTGTTGAAAAGCAAAGGCTTCCCGCCGAGCCAGCTTCGCATCATCAGGGTCGGACAGAAGGAAACCGAAGTCCTCAGCGCGAATGGCGACGAGGCCTGGTTCAACGGGACGCCGGAAACCCTGTGGAAATGGAAGAAATCCGGTCGTCCTGAAAAGATCGTGATCGGCAAGGCCCTCGACCGGGACGACGTCTATCTCGCCTGCTCGCTCAAATGCTCGCCGCAGATCGTCGAGAGGCTGAAGGCGGCGGTCGACGGCATGAAGGCCGACGGAACCGCCCAGCGCATCATCGATGCCTATCTGGAGTAA